The nucleotide window TGATTATAAAAATTTGGAACAACTTTATATAGATGAGAGCAACCCTTTATACCAGAAGTATTTAAACCTTACCAAAGCGGCTGCAGAAAGGGGTAAGAATAGATATATTGTAGGAGTTACTGACCTGCACAGCAATTTTGATGCCCTATGCGTTTTAAGGGGTGGTCCTGATAGAGCATGTATGGATTTGATTGACTATCCTGAAGAGGCAAAAAAGGTAATAAACTTTTTATATAAGGCATGGCAGAAGGTCTATGATGATTACTGGTCCATAGTAAAAGATATACAGAAAGGAAGCACAACATGGATAGACATATGGGCACCTGGCAAGATGTTTCCTGTCCAGAACGATTTTTCCTGTCTTGTTTCTTCTTCTGTATATAAAGAGTTTTTCCTTGAAGAGTTGTTATGGGAAATAGAATATCTTGACTACTCCATATATCACCTTGATGGAGTGGAGGCACTGCAACATCTTGATATTTTACTTGATATCCCTAAACTTAATGCAATCCAGTGGGTATCAGGAGCAAAGTTCAGCAGTGTAAGTATTGAAAGGTGGATACCTCTTTATCAGAAGATACAGGCAAAGAAAAAAGCAATTATAGTATATCCTAAATTACATGAGATAGATATTGTTCTTGAAAATTTGAGACCAGAAGGGCTTTTGTTATCATTAAGTTGTAGTTGTCAGGAAGAAGCAAAAGAAGTATTGAAAAAATTGGGATGGAAAAATGATTAGGTTTTACAATACACTTACAAAGAGAAAGGAAGAGTTTAAACCCCTTGAAGAAGGTACTGTTAAACTCTATACCTGTGGTCCTACGGTTTATGACCTTGCACATATAGGAAACTTCCGTGCCTATGCCTTTGAAGACCTGTTACATAGATATCTTGAATACAGTGGATATAAAGTAATAAGGGTAATGAATATAACCGATGTGGATGATAAGACAATAAAAGGTGCTCAAAGGGAAGGAATAAATCTGAGGGAATACACGGACAGATACATTTCTGCATTTTTAAAAGATATGGAGACACTCCGACTTAAAAAACCGGATTATCTTCCGAGAGCAACAGACCATATCCCTGAGATGGTTTCTCTTATAAAAAAACTTTTAGATAAAGGTTATGCTTATTATAAAGACGGTTCTATATACTTCAGTATAGCAAAATTTCCTTCTTATGGCACACTTGCAGGTATAGATATTTCAGAGATAAAACCCGGCGCAAGGGTGGATGTGGATGAATACGAAAAAGAGGATGTGCGGGACTTTGCTCTGTGGAAGGAGGAAAAGGAAGGGGTATTCTGGGATACAGAGATAGGAAGGGGTCGGCCTGGCTGGCATATAGAGTGTTCTGCTATGAGTATGAAGTATCTGGGAGAGAGTTTTGATATACATACAGGCGGTGTTGATAATATCTTCCCGCACCATGAAAATGAAATTGCACAGAGTGAGGCAGCCACAGGTAAAAAATTCGTAAACTACTGGTTACACTGGGCACATCTTCTTGTAAACAATGAGAAGATGTCAAAATCAAAAGGAAACTTTTATACACTCAGGGATATACTTAATAAAGGGTATAACCCTGTGGCTATAAGGTACCTTCTTCTTTCTACACATTACAGGGACCCGCTGAACTTTACAGAAAGGTCTCTTGTTCAGGCAGAAAACACAATAAAAAACTATAATGCCTTCTATCAGGCACTGGACTTCTGCAAAGGAGATAAAACGAATAAGGATATAAAGGACGCAATAGTTAAAGCAAGAGATGGTTTTACAGGTGGTCTTGATGATGACCTGAATATCTCTCTCGCTCTTTCAGAGGTCTTTAATCTTATGAAGAAGGTCAATACATACATAACAGATGGTTCTCTATCACTGGTAGATGCATTATATATCAAAAATTTTCTTGAAGAGATAGACAGTATCCTTGTAATACTTGATAAAGAGAAGATAGAACTTACAGAACAAGAAAAAGCATTAGTTAAAGAAAGAGAAGAGGCAAGAAGGGCAAAGAATTTCCAGAAGGCAGATGAGTTAAGAGAGATATTGAAAACAAAAGGAATAATATTAGAAGACACCCCCTATGGAACAAGATGGAAAAGGTTATAAAAAAGGTATGACGCTTATAGAGATTCTTGTTGTAATTGCTATTATTTCTGTGATTGCTGCATTTTGTCTTCCTGTCTATCGTAAAGCAAAAGTAAGGGCTCTTATAGTAAAGACACAGGCAATAATAAACTCTCTTGAAGCAGCGCTCTCTATGTATAGCACTGACTTTGGTGATTATCCACATTATACTGGAGAAGGAACAACCTTTCTTGTATTAATTCTACAGGGTCCAGTAGATAGCCCTTTCTGGAAAGGTCCTTATATGAGATTTAAGAAAGAAGACCTTGACAGCGCAGGAAACATACTTGATTCATGGAAGATGCCCCTTTATTATAGATACCCGCAGGATGAATATCAAAATATTCCCTATCTTATCTTTTCTGCTGGTCCGGATAGAAAATATGACACCCCTGATGACATAGGCAACTGGTGATTATTTCAAAGGAGCAATTTTATTTATGCCACATTACTTATGGATTATTAACTTTATCAATATCTAAGTCCTATATAGAGTGAAACAACAATTGTCAGCATACCCGGTTATTATAAGAAGCGTTATCTTTTCTTTTAAAAACCATGCAAAAATAAGTATAAAGATAGGGTTAGCATTCATAAGAATACTGGAGGATGTTGCTGTGGTATATTTAAGGGATGTAAAATCAGAATATTTAATAAGAATATACAGGCGGACATACATCTCAGAAAGACAAGGATGACAGGGTTGACATTCTCATCACTTAATATAAATCTGCCAACAACAAAAACAGTTCCCCAGCTGATAGAGGCAAACAGAGTACAGATATATCCTTTTGTTTTCATATGATTTTATTGTTTTAAGTAGAAACGATATACTTCCATAAATAAAAGTATAGTTTTATAGATTGTCCCTGAATTTTTTTATTTCAGGATAATTAGCAGGACTTTCTATCTCTTTAATTTGCTGGTAAAGTTGTCTTTCCTGTCTTGAGAGTTTTTCAGGAATAACAACCTTTACTTTTACCAGCAGGTCCCCTTTGCCGTATCCAGATATCCTTGGTAGTCCAAGATTTCTTAACCTTAAAACTGTACCTGTCTGTGTACCTGGTGGTACTTTCATTTTTACCTTGCCTGTAAGAGTAGGAACTTCTATTTCATCTCCGAGAACTGCCTGTGTAATCGTTATGGGAACCTCACATACAATATCAGAATGAACCCTTTCAAAAAGTTTATCTTTTTCAATAAATACTGTGATATAAAGGTCTCCTCTTGTCCCATGGTAAAGCCCTACATCTCCCTGTCCTTTAAGACGTAAACTGCTTCCATGTTCAATTCCTGCAGGGATTTTTACAAGAATTTTATGCATATCTTTTACCCTGCCTGTACCCCTGCAGTTAGTACAGGGATCTCCTATCACCTCTCCCTCTCCCTGACACTTCGGACAGGTTGTCGCCACAGTAAAAAACCCACTGCTTTTTACAACTCTGCCCTGTCCCTTACATTGCGGACATATTTTCTTTCCTTCTCCCTGTGCTTTACTACCACTTCCCTTACATACAGGACATTCATCATATCTTGAAACATTTATATATTTCTCTGCTCCTGTTGCTACCTCTTTTAATGTTACATACATCCTGTATTCTAAATCAGAACCCCTGTGCTGTCTTTGTCTCGTAGATGTTCCTCCACCAAACCAGTCACCTCCAAGCCCATCAGAAAAAAATGTGTTGAATATATCTCCGAATATATCAGAGAAATCCATACGGACTCTGGAAAAATCCTGTGTCCAGTCAAATCCCTGTGGTCCAAATCCAGCATGTCCATACTGGTCGTATATCTTTCTTTTTTCAGGGTCGCTTAAAACCTCATATGCTTCTGTAACTTCCTTAAACTTTTCCTCTGCTTCTTTATTACCAGGATTTCTATCAGGATGGTATTTCAAAGCAAGTGCTCTGTATGCCTTTTTTATTTCATCTATAGAAGCATCCCTGTTAACTCCAAGTACCTCATAATAGTCCCTTTTCTCTTCCATCTCTCTTCTTCCTCTTACGATTACTACAAGTGGTTTATTTTACCACTGCATACAAAAAAAAAGCAAGGGCTTTTATACCCTTGCTTTCTTTTCCATTCAATAAGAAGTGGAGGTATACGGACCTCGGTTTATTACTCCATAGAAAGGAGGTGATCCAGCCGCACCTTCCGGTACGGCTGCCTTGTTACGACTTCGCCCTCCTTACCGAGCGTACCCTATCTGCTCTTACGAGCATTTTCAGGTACCCCCGACTCAGTTGGCGTGACGGGCGGTGTGTACAAGGCCCGAGAACGTATTCACCGCGGCGTTGCTGATCCGCGATTACTACCGATTCCAGCTTCATGCAGGCAGGTTGCAGCCTACAATCCGAACTGGGGCCGGTTTTTTGGGATTTGCTCCACCTTGCGGTTTTGCTTCCCTTTGTACCGACCATTGTAACACGTGTGTAGCCCTGGACATAAGGGGCGTGCTGACTTGACGTCATCCCCACCTTCCTCCGTGTTAACCACGGCAGTCCCTGCAGAGTGCTGCCTTTGAGGCGAGTAACTGCAGGCAAGGGTTGCGCTCGTTCCGGGACTTAACCCAACACCTCACGGCACGAGCTGACGACAGCCATGCACCACCTGTGCCGGCTTCCTGACAGAGTCAGGATCCCTTCCCTTTCGGGTCAGTACTACCGGCATGTCAAGCCCAGGTAAGGTTCTTCGCGTACCATCGAATTAAACCACATGTTCCACCGGTTGTGCGGGCCCCCGTCAATTCCTTTGGGTTTCAACCTTGCGGCCGTAGTCCCCAGGTGGGATGCTTAACGTGTTAACTTCGGCACCGATCCGTTTTACCGGACCGACACCCAGCATCCATCGTTTACAGCGTGGACTACCGGGGTATCTAATCCCGATCGCTCCCCACGCTTTCGTCCCTGAGCGTCAGTTCAGGAATAGAAGGCCGCCTTCGCCACTGGTGTTCCTGCCGATATCTACGCATTTCACCGCTACACCGGCAGTTCCGTTTCCCCCCTCTGGACTCATAGTTAAACAGTATCAGTTCCTATTCTCTGGTTGAGCCAGAGGATTTAAAAACTGACTTGTTTAACCGCCTGCGGACCCTTTACACCCAGTAAATCCGGGTAACGCTTGCCCCCTCCGTATTACCGCGGCTGCTGGCACGGAGTTAGCCGGGGCTTCCTCCAGCGGTACCGTCATCCGGAAAACCGGAATTCTTCCCGCTTGACAGGGTTTTAAGACCCGAAGGCCTTCATCACCCACGCAGCGTCGCTGGATCACCCTTTCGAGCATTGTCCAAGATTCCCCACTGCTGCCTCCCGTAGGAGTCGGGGCCGTATCTCAATCCCCGTGTGGCTGGCCGTCCTCTCAGACCAGCTACCCGTCTTCGCCTTGGTAGGCCATTACCCTACCAACTAGCTGATAGGACTCAAGCCCATCCCTTAGCGGACTGTTATTCACAGCCCTTTCCTTTTTCAGTGAGCACACCGAAAAAGGATATCTGGTATTAGTTCACCTTTCGGTAAATTATCCCAGTCTAAGGGGTAGGTTACTCAAGTGTTACTCACCCGTTCGCCGCTTTCCCCTGAGAAGTTCTATCCGAAAATAAAACTCCTCAAGTTCGTCGCACGACTTGCATGTGTTAGGCACGCTGCCAGCGTTCACCCTGAGCCAGGATCAAACCCTCATCAGAATTTTTTGAGGTCCGAATACCTCCAACTTTTCAAAGAACTACTTTTTTTTAGCAGAGTATTATACCCTGCTTTTCTACCTTATGTCAAGAGATTTACTGCATTCCTCCATAATCCCCAAAAAACATAATCCTTATTCTGCTGGTGCAGGTGTTTCTGCAGGGGGTGCTGGAGGTGCAGGAGGCATTCCCCCTTCCATACCCGGAGGAGGAGTAACTGGAGCAGTCCTCTTCGGCATTGCCTGCTTGATAATGAAGAAGAGCGCTACCAGAATGATGATTATCAGAATCACCACCGCCGCCGGATTGTTCTTCTTATCTGCCATCTCTCATCCCTCCTTTCTTTTTTTCTAAATTGGTTTTAACTTTAACATATCTAAAAAATTTGTCAAGTCAATTTTATTTTTTTTCTCTTTCCTTAAAAGTCGGGGCGCCCGGATTTGAACCGGGGACTCCCAGAACCCCATTCTGGTGCCCTAAACCGGACTAGGCCACGCCCCGTAGTAAAAAACTCAAAATGCTAAACTTTAAAAACTTCACTTCTATTTTATAGTATCGGACTGACGGCACATCTTTATATAATTCATACAATATTCATCTTTCCCTGTCAATGTCTCTGATACATTTATACCTTCTCTCATCCCTTCATCAACAGGGTCAATGATTGCTGAATCAAGACCATATGCAATTGAAATTGCAAGAAAATATTTGTTCAATAATTTTCTCTTCGGCAATCCAAAAGAAACATTTGAAAGTCCACAGGTTGTTTTTATTCCAGGAAATTTTTCTTTTATTCTTACAACACTCTCCAAAAACATCATACCGTTTTTCACATCAACACTGATGGGCTGAACAAGAGGGTCTACAAAGATATTTTCTCTCTTTATTCCTGCTTCTTCTAAAATCATTACCAGTTTCTCTGTTATCTCTATTCTTTTCTCTACATTAACAGGAATACCAGCATCATCCATTGTTAAAGCCACTACCTTACTCGTATTGTTTTCTTTTATTACAGGAAGAAGATTCTCTATTCTTTTACTTTCTCCATTTATAGAGTTTATCATTCTATCTGTACTTTTTATGCGACCGAGACATCTTTTTATAACAGCAGGGTCTGAACTATCTATGCTTACAGGAATTACTCCTATTTCATTTACTATATCAATAAGCCACTCCATATCAGAGATTTCTATATCCTGTCCTCTGCCTGTACCTGCATTAAGGTCAATATAATTTGCCCCTGCTTCAATCTGTTTTATAATAATTTTTTTTATATACTCTTTATCTTTCTTTTCAATCGCTTCTCTTATTGGTTTTCTCGTAGCATTTACAAGTTCTCCTATAACTATCATTGTTCTCTCCCTGTCTTTTTCAAATTATCCCTCGGAAGGAAAACAGAGACATTATAGAACAGAAAATCATTTTATTCAAATTTTTTTATGGTATACTATTTATTTATTAAAAAAGGAGAAGAAAATGGAAGGACTAAGAAAAGGGAAGGGTGATTATGGATGGTTTGTAAACGCAAGGTTTGGACTTTTTATACACTGGGGGCTCTATGCATTACCTGCAAGGCATGAATGGGTGAGATACCATGAAGAAATTACTGATGATGTTTATGATGAAAAATACTTCAAAAGGTTTAACCCTGACCTATATAATCCTGAAGAGTGGGCAAGAATAGCAAAACAGACAGGAATGAAATATGCAGTTATCACAACAAAACACCATGAGGGTTTCTGCCTCTGGGATTCAAAATACACTGACTATAAGGCAACAAACACACCTGCAAAAAGAGACCTGCTCCGCGAATTTGTTGATGCATTCAGGAAGGAAGGGTTAAGGATTGGTTTTTATTACTCCCTCATTGACTGGCACCATCCTCACTTTACAATTGATAAATTACATCCTTTAAGAAACCATCCTGCTAAAGAAAAATTGAATAAAGTAAGAGATATGTCTAAGTACAGGGAATATCTGCATAACCAAATAAAAGAGATTCTTACTGATTTTGGAAAAATTGACCTACTTTTTACTGATTTCAGTTATCCTGGAGAGGATGGTAAGGGAAAAGATGACTGGGGGAGTGAAGAACTTGTGAAAACGATCAGGAAATTACAGCCACATATCCTTATAAATGACCGTCTTGACCTTAAGGATGAATGGGATTTCAAAACCCCTGAGCAAATAACACCATTTCAATGGCCTGAAGTTGATGGAAAGAAGGTTATATGGGAGTCCTGTCAGACCTTTTCTGGTTCCTGGGGATACCATAGAGATGAGGCAACATGGCGGGAACCAGAAGTAACAATAAAAACATTAATTGAATGTGTAAGTAAAGGGGGAAATCTTATCCTGAATGTAGGACCTACTGCGAGAGGTGAATTTGATTACAGGGCAAA belongs to bacterium and includes:
- the cysS gene encoding cysteine--tRNA ligase, which codes for MIRFYNTLTKRKEEFKPLEEGTVKLYTCGPTVYDLAHIGNFRAYAFEDLLHRYLEYSGYKVIRVMNITDVDDKTIKGAQREGINLREYTDRYISAFLKDMETLRLKKPDYLPRATDHIPEMVSLIKKLLDKGYAYYKDGSIYFSIAKFPSYGTLAGIDISEIKPGARVDVDEYEKEDVRDFALWKEEKEGVFWDTEIGRGRPGWHIECSAMSMKYLGESFDIHTGGVDNIFPHHENEIAQSEAATGKKFVNYWLHWAHLLVNNEKMSKSKGNFYTLRDILNKGYNPVAIRYLLLSTHYRDPLNFTERSLVQAENTIKNYNAFYQALDFCKGDKTNKDIKDAIVKARDGFTGGLDDDLNISLALSEVFNLMKKVNTYITDGSLSLVDALYIKNFLEEIDSILVILDKEKIELTEQEKALVKEREEARRAKNFQKADELREILKTKGIILEDTPYGTRWKRL
- a CDS encoding type II secretion system protein GspG yields the protein MEQDGKGYKKGMTLIEILVVIAIISVIAAFCLPVYRKAKVRALIVKTQAIINSLEAALSMYSTDFGDYPHYTGEGTTFLVLILQGPVDSPFWKGPYMRFKKEDLDSAGNILDSWKMPLYYRYPQDEYQNIPYLIFSAGPDRKYDTPDDIGNW
- a CDS encoding EamA family transporter — encoded protein: MKTKGYICTLFASISWGTVFVVGRFILSDENVNPVILVFLRCMSACIFLLNILILHPLNIPQQHPPVFL
- the dnaJ gene encoding molecular chaperone DnaJ codes for the protein MEEKRDYYEVLGVNRDASIDEIKKAYRALALKYHPDRNPGNKEAEEKFKEVTEAYEVLSDPEKRKIYDQYGHAGFGPQGFDWTQDFSRVRMDFSDIFGDIFNTFFSDGLGGDWFGGGTSTRQRQHRGSDLEYRMYVTLKEVATGAEKYINVSRYDECPVCKGSGSKAQGEGKKICPQCKGQGRVVKSSGFFTVATTCPKCQGEGEVIGDPCTNCRGTGRVKDMHKILVKIPAGIEHGSSLRLKGQGDVGLYHGTRGDLYITVFIEKDKLFERVHSDIVCEVPITITQAVLGDEIEVPTLTGKVKMKVPPGTQTGTVLRLRNLGLPRISGYGKGDLLVKVKVVIPEKLSRQERQLYQQIKEIESPANYPEIKKFRDNL
- a CDS encoding dihydropteroate synthase — its product is MIVIGELVNATRKPIREAIEKKDKEYIKKIIIKQIEAGANYIDLNAGTGRGQDIEISDMEWLIDIVNEIGVIPVSIDSSDPAVIKRCLGRIKSTDRMINSINGESKRIENLLPVIKENNTSKVVALTMDDAGIPVNVEKRIEITEKLVMILEEAGIKRENIFVDPLVQPISVDVKNGMMFLESVVRIKEKFPGIKTTCGLSNVSFGLPKRKLLNKYFLAISIAYGLDSAIIDPVDEGMREGINVSETLTGKDEYCMNYIKMCRQSDTIK
- a CDS encoding alpha-L-fucosidase yields the protein MEGLRKGKGDYGWFVNARFGLFIHWGLYALPARHEWVRYHEEITDDVYDEKYFKRFNPDLYNPEEWARIAKQTGMKYAVITTKHHEGFCLWDSKYTDYKATNTPAKRDLLREFVDAFRKEGLRIGFYYSLIDWHHPHFTIDKLHPLRNHPAKEKLNKVRDMSKYREYLHNQIKEILTDFGKIDLLFTDFSYPGEDGKGKDDWGSEELVKTIRKLQPHILINDRLDLKDEWDFKTPEQITPFQWPEVDGKKVIWESCQTFSGSWGYHRDEATWREPEVTIKTLIECVSKGGNLILNVGPTARGEFDYRAKQHLEKVGEWMHYHSGSIYGCTQAPEEFKAPEYCRLTYNSDKKCIYVHLFSWPYKFLLLEGKVWHQVKYAQLLNDASEIKIGMDEWHKKQVGEKEGIVLTLPPVKPKVDVPVIELFLT